aatatttttaatacatttcttagcaataataatgctttttattgagaaatatcagaaattttacgtaatttttagactttttcataaaattttctatgaaatttaattttttaggcaaCCATATTTCACAAAAGAACGTTTTGGAATCAGGTGATCTCAGCTGCGAACATTTTTTGACAACCAGCTAAGAGTGTTTTTAATTAAGGATCTGTACAATGCTTGTGACAGCGGCAATATTGGGCATAAATGTTTTTATCCATCGCTTCACATAACCGACCCACTCAGCGCTCTAGACCGGGCTAGCTTTGTCGGGAAAAACCCGTGTCATTTTGGTAGGTAAGATCGGCTGCCTTGGGAATATACGTACCCAGAAAAATCCCCGACTCACACTCAATACATGTCCGAAACGTGAAGGTATCCCGTACGAATACGGCTTGCCGTAAGATGAGACAAACGATAGCGATCGGTGACTATATATATTCACTGCCGTTAAATGAGATTGTCGGTTACTACACTGTACCGACAGGGCTtatgaactgctacaacaaccgaCCCATCGATAAAGCATTTATCTTTGGTTATACTGTGAGATTGTCTCGATAACAATCTAGTTGGAGTTTGGAGTTGCGGAGCTatatgcttttaaaaaaattccgtcCTTTCTCGTAGTTTGAATTacgtttatcaaaaaaattgcgAGTCAGCTATGCcgaagttattaaataaattctgaaatatctgaatatattttttcacatattttaataataatatttatgcagatgaaattaagtaaaataaacatactcataagaaaatatattaattctatgtgtatgtacgtatatatccATATCgtgattaaataaatacatgtaaatattcatataaatttgACAGTTATGTAATTTTGTGtttacttctttttgtttttgcctaaAGTCAAAGTGTGGTGTGATGTCGATATCTGAGTTTTACGACGGCTAAATTCTACGAAATCTTCCTCTAGCTTTTTCCGGGAGTCCTCcaactttcttttttcttctgcGTGGTCACGTTTGAGTTTATCAAACTTTGCATGCAACTAAATTAAAAGATATatagtgatttaaatttttctgaagagTTCTGTTGACGTCTACCTCTTTTTCACTTTCCTTAAGTTCAGCTTCCTTTTCTTTAACCCTTTGAACAAACATTTGCCTAACTTCTTCTTCCTTAGCTTGAAGCTCGGCTAAATGATTTGATCTTTTTGCTTCAAATGTTTGTTGGAATGAtatcttaaaatataaaatatatattgtacaaaaaatattcttcagaCACGATTTCTTATAAATTTCAACTTACTGGTTTGTTGTCACTATCAACATCGCTAAATCCCATTTGTTCAAGACGTTTTTGCCTATACAACTCATAGTGACGGGTATGTGTTTTCTCTCTCATATCTTCCATATTAGTTCTAATCAGCATCTCCCGAAGCTTGACAAAGTCGCaatgcatttcattttcaacttGTACTGTACCCCATGGATATTGACGAGCGCGTATTAATTTATTACCTACTTTTATAAAATCAGTACTTCCCACCACAGCAAATGGAACGTGCGTATTCATTGTTGTATTGGTTTCAGCAACGGTTTCATCGTCAGTAGGAAATTGATATATATGAACTCCGTTATTAGACAATTCttgcataattttacttttaaagcgGTTTAATTCTGACTTTGATATTGTATCGGCCTTTGCAATAATAGGAATAATATTCACTTTGCTATCTAGTTTCTTCATGCAAACTAGATCTAATGACTTAAGGCCATGTCCTGTTGGACATATGAAATATAAGCATACATGAATACGACTGTCATGGCACGAAATCAAAGAACGTTTTATCTTTAGCTCCTCCTGCAAATAGGCTTCAAATTGTGCGTCGATATAGTCTACTACGGCCTTAAACGAATCATCTTTATTAATTTGATCTCCGTAGCCTACTGTATCGCAAATTGTTAGTTTAAGTCGAACATTGCTCTCTTGAAGTTCATACGTGTGGGCTTTCAATTTAACGTTCGGTAATGTATGCGGACTTGGTGTAGACTCAAAGCTAGTATTGAAAAGAGTATCCATAAGGGTGGATTTGCCAAGCCCAGTTTCACCTAAAAATATATgatattaatttgatttttcgatttctttttatCTTTACCTATACACATGACGTTGAAAACGAATCCATTTTGTACGCTTTTGTTAACCAGTTGGTCCGGTAAACTATCAAATCCAACATGTCCAGATAATTTTAGAGTTCGTAAATGTGGTTCGTTCTAATGAAGTACaataaaacaaagtttattttattttatcttaagaaataataataaacccaGCTATGTGTAAActtagataaaaaataataaatttatgctTTGCTCACTTTTAACTTCatttaagaaaagcatttttctacCAGTACTTTACAATAATGTCacccaaatatattatatatttaatatatacataattggcgcgtacaccccttttgggtgtttggccgagctcctcctcctatttgtgatgtgcgtcttgatcttgttccacaaatggagggacttacagtttcaagccgactccgaacggcagatattatattttttaggagctttttcatggcagaaatacactcggaggtttgccagtgcctgccgaggggcgaccgctattagaaacatgtttttcttaattttggtgtttcaccgagattcgaacctacctttctgtgaattccgaatggtagtcacgcaccagcccattcggctacggcggccgcccaaatAGGGCTATCAAATATTAAAGTAGAACGactggatttatattcggccaagagttattaaatttgataaattattgcaattatatatatcatatatatatataaagttaaggaaaaaactctacatACACCCTAATATTTTCAACTTCTAGAGAACTAGTGATAATATTCAGcataattttgatttgaatgTTTACGACATTAATAGTTAAGAAtgttggaagaaaaaaaaggtTGAAAATATTGGTAACTTATAAACTATTGGCGATAAACATAGAAATCGGTGGgaaaaaagtctacatacagcttTGGCAACTCTTAAAATACATAGGAAAATGAAGAACTTAAAGGGAAAAAACCTGTTAGTTTTCTTGATTTGCTTTATCTGTCAaacattataattatttaaattcagaAAGCGATTTGTAAAACacgttttaactttaaaaatggcaaatagaaaagaaattcaGCATCAGTTCGAAATTTGGTGGTTAATCttcgaaaagaaaacaaatcttacggggatt
The sequence above is drawn from the Anastrepha obliqua isolate idAnaObli1 chromosome 4, idAnaObli1_1.0, whole genome shotgun sequence genome and encodes:
- the LOC129245330 gene encoding septin-2 isoform X2, translating into MCIGETGLGKSTLMDTLFNTSFESTPSPHTLPNVKLKAHTYELQESNVRLKLTICDTVGYGDQINKDDSFKAVVDYIDAQFEAYLQEELKIKRSLISCHDSRIHVCLYFICPTGHGLKSLDLVCMKKLDSKVNIIPIIAKADTISKSELNRFKSKIMQELSNNGVHIYQFPTDDETVAETNTTMNTHVPFAVVGSTDFIKVGNKLIRARQYPWGTVQVENEMHCDFVKLREMLIRTNMEDMREKTHTRHYELYRQKRLEQMGFSDVDSDNKPISFQQTFEAKRSNHLAELQAKEEEVRQMFVQRVKEKEAELKESEKELHAKFDKLKRDHAEEKRKLEDSRKKLEEDFVEFSRRKTQISTSHHTLTLGKNKKK
- the LOC129245330 gene encoding septin-2 isoform X1 — its product is MAVAVDLVKNEPHLRTLKLSGHVGFDSLPDQLVNKSVQNGFVFNVMCIGETGLGKSTLMDTLFNTSFESTPSPHTLPNVKLKAHTYELQESNVRLKLTICDTVGYGDQINKDDSFKAVVDYIDAQFEAYLQEELKIKRSLISCHDSRIHVCLYFICPTGHGLKSLDLVCMKKLDSKVNIIPIIAKADTISKSELNRFKSKIMQELSNNGVHIYQFPTDDETVAETNTTMNTHVPFAVVGSTDFIKVGNKLIRARQYPWGTVQVENEMHCDFVKLREMLIRTNMEDMREKTHTRHYELYRQKRLEQMGFSDVDSDNKPISFQQTFEAKRSNHLAELQAKEEEVRQMFVQRVKEKEAELKESEKELHAKFDKLKRDHAEEKRKLEDSRKKLEEDFVEFSRRKTQISTSHHTLTLGKNKKK